In Engraulis encrasicolus isolate BLACKSEA-1 chromosome 15, IST_EnEncr_1.0, whole genome shotgun sequence, the following proteins share a genomic window:
- the cep83 gene encoding centrosomal protein of 83 kDa produces the protein MNASGLAQSGPPLVLPGTLDMGGGGKQQAGASGLLGGSAVAVGGLGSSEMELQKMLIDERMRCEHHKTNYQTLKAEHTRLQDEYGRGQAELRRLLSDKQSSQEKLQLLLAELRGELLDKTRQMEELRVQIMTPQRQELLRAQIQQELEAPMRERFNKLEEEAEKFRSEYNKLRYELTYVKSELHQQREEHARVLEERKLRYDAEVARLEQERDQLSAQLSSGDPARDGRRVEALLREKAQLHQRLKGLEAEVAQLRAERDSSGSQAENVQRIQMRQLAESQASVKALEAEKQSVKMQLERVETEMNLSQEQNTQLTTRLHKAEREVNMLSSQLEGLKHSHKLEVTNVKLECVRAKGELERERDTLQSQVDGLQSDVEVLRVAVERSKEHVLEREREMVRRVQAAREEELHKMAAVQEEKLELDNRMSELEQQRALQEASANSQREEWEERIRASQLAEEAARKEAQTLRVKVQQLATQVEEHERQQADNQELRQRIHDLNGQLAAVSQSESELLDTNQRLRESLERAREELRSTRTQVDKAQQEAERLVEDRRVEWLEEKHKLQEQESELQEKYSQAKDRLQRAALAQKKRKSMTEAKEKKLLDKIQLLEARVEELQIEVSTTKKRTYSEEHAQMQRRLRELQRRHSEFRRLLLGHQQFSSTPIPPASMMIPGSDTLFPAMQDEQHQRELSVLRRRLEELECSQQQQLEELGPPADRDRDRDRDRDFSLRDGGTSPRDHRGVALHSSLSSRDALPDL, from the exons atgAACGCATCTGGTCTGGCTCAGTCCGGGCCGCCCCTGGTGCTGCCAGGTACCCTGGACATGGGGGGTGGCGGTAAACAGCAGGCTGGTGCCAGCGGGCTTCTGGGGGGTTCTGCTGTGGCCGTAGGGGGGCTGGGGAGCTCGGAGATGGAGCTGCAGAAGATGCTGATCGACGAGAGGATGCGCTGCGAACACCACAAGACCAACTACCAGACGCTCAAGGCAGAACACACCAG gTTGCAGGATGAGTATGGTCGTGGGCAGGCTGAGCTGCGGAGGCTGTTGAGTGATAAGCAGTCCTCTCAGGAGAAGCTGCAGCTGCTGCTTGCCGAGCTGAGGGGAGAGTTACTGGACAAGACCCGGCAGATGGAGGAACTCCGCGTCCAG atcATGACCCCCCAGAGGCAGGAGCTGCTGAGAGCTCAGATTCAACAAGAGCTGGAGGCACCCATGAGGGAACGCTTCAACAAACTGGAGGAG GAGGCGGAGAAGTTCCGTTCGGAATACAATAAGCTGCGCTACGAGCTGACCTACGTCAAGTCAGAGCTGCACCAGCAGAGAGAGGAGCACGCTCGCGTCCTGGAGGAGCGAAAGCTACGCTACGATGCAGAG GTAGCGCGTCTGGAGCAGGAGCGAGACCAGTTGTCAGCCCAGCTGTCCAGCGGCGACCCGGCGCGTGACGGGCGTCGCGTGGAGGCCCTGCTGAGGGAGAAGGCCCAGCTGCACCAGCGCCTCAAGGGCCTGGAGGCCGAGGTGGCCCAGCTGCGCGCCGAGAGGGACAGCTCCGGCTCGCAGGCCGAAAACGTGCAGCGCATCCAGATGAGGCAGCTGGCCGAGTCCCAGGCTTCGGTTAAGGCCCTGGAG GCGGAGAAGCAGTCTGTGAAGATGCAGCTGGAGCGCGTGGAGACCGAGATGAACCTCAGTCAGGAGCAGAACACGCAGCTCACCACGCGCCTGCACAAGGCGGAGAGGGAGGTCAACATGCTCAGCAGCCAG CTGGAGGGACTGAAGCACTCTCACAAGCTGGAGGTGACCAACGTGAAGCTGGAGTGTGTGAGGGCCAAGGGcgagctggagagggagagggacaccCTGCAGAGCCAAGTGGATG GTCTGCAGTCTGATGTGGAGGTGCTGCGTGTGGCCGTTGAGAGGAGTAAAGAGCACGTGctggagagggagcgggagatggTGCGGAGGGTGCAGGCCGCCCGCGAGGAAGAGCTACACAAGATGGCAGCGGTGCAGGAGGAGAA GCTAGAGCTGGATAACCGCATGTCCGAGTTGGAACAGCAGAGGGCGCTGCAGGAGGCGTCAGCTAATTCCCAgagggaggagtgggaggagaggatcCGGGCCAGCCAACTAGCAGAGGAGGCCGCACGCAAGGAGGCACAGACTCTCAG GGTGAAGGTGCAGCAGCTGGCTACTCAAGTGGAGGAGCATGAGAGACAGCAGGCAGACAACCAGGAGCTCAGACAG AGGATCCATGATCTGAATGGCCAGCTGGCTGCCGTGTCCCAGTCAGAGTCAGAGCTGCTGGACACCAACCAGCGTCTAAGGGAGAGCCTGGAGAGGGCACGCGAGGAGCTGAGGAGCACACGCACCCAAGTGGACAAGGCACAGCAGGAGGCCGAGAG GTTAGTGGAGGATCGTCGTGTGGAGTGGCTGGAGGAGAAGCATAAGCTTCAGGAGCAGGAGTCGGAGCTGCAGGAGAAGTACAGCCAGGCCAAGGACCGCCTGCAGAGGGCAGCACTCGCACAGAAGAAG AGGAAAAGCATGACCGAGGCGAAGGAGAAGAAACTCCTGGACAAGATCCAACTGCTGGAGGCTCGAGTGGAGGAACTGCAGATCGAAGTCAGCACCACCAAGAA gaggacgTATTCTGAGGAGCATGCCCAGATGCAGCGTCGGCTGAGAGAGCTACAGCGTCGCCATAGCGAGTTCCGCCGGCTGTTGCTAGGACACCAGCAGTTCTCCTCCACGCCCATACCGCCTGCCTCCATGATGATACCCGGATCAGACACACTCTTCCCAGCCATGCag GATGAGCAGCACCAGCGTGAGCTGTCTGTGCTGCGTCGCCGCCTTGAGGAGCTGGAgtgcagccagcagcagcagctggaggaaCTGGGCCCGCCTGCGGACCGGGACCGGGAccgagacagggacagggacttCAGTCTCAGGGACGGTGGCACCAGCCCACGCGACCACCGCGGAGTGGCCCTGCACAGCAGCCTGAGCTCCCGAGACGCCCTGCCTGACCTTTAA